AAGAGCTGCCCTGCTCCTGTCCAGCCTGCCAGCAACCCCGCGAGGAGTTCACCCGCGAGGACTGCGTCGTACACAACGTCAACGCCTTGGAGGCGGAGCTGGGGATCGTCCGTCGGCGGATCCGCGACGGCCGACTGCGCGACTACGTCGAGGGGCAGGCCCGCCAGGACCAGTGGCTCACCGCCGCCGTGCGCGAGCTCGACTCGCAGTGGGGCTACCTCGAGGAGCGGACGCCGATCCTGCGGGACGCACAGATCGACGCCGCGACCGAGGACACCCTCCGCCGGGTCGAGATCCAGCGCTACGCCGACCGCGTGACGACCCGGTACCGCAACCGCTTCGACAACCCGCTCGTGCTGGTGCCCTGTTCGGCGGCGAAACCCTACAGCGAGTCTCAGAGCCACCGCCAGTTCCACGACGCGATCCAGTGGCGCGCCCACCTGGTCTCGATGACCAGCCCGATCGGGGTCGTCCCCCAGGAACTCGAGACGACCTACCCCGCCCAGCACTACGACACCGTCGTCACGGGTCGCTGGTCCGAGGACGAAAAGCGGTTCGTGAGCGCCGTCCTCGAGCGCTATCTCGAGCGTAACGACTACCCGTCCATCATCGCCCACGTCCCCGACGAGGGCTACCGCGACATCGTCGAGCGCGTCGAGGACGAACTCGACCTCGAGGTGACCTACACCGTCGAGGAGCACCCGACCGACACCGAGTCGCTGGCGAACCTCCAGCGGGCGCTGTCGGGCGAGCTGAAGTACTCGAAGCGCGAGCGCGAGCACAACACCGTCCGCGCGATCGCGGACTACCTGCTGGGCGACGGCGCGGGCGACGAGCTCTTCGAGGACATTCAGACCACGAGCCGCTACCCGAAGATCCAGGTTCGGGACCGCGAGGACACCCAGTTGGCGACGATGGTCCCCCAGTACGGCACCCTCTCCTTTACCCTCGAGGGCGCGAAGCGGTGGGTCGACAGCGACGCCCCGACGAAGCGCGTCGAGATCGACGGCTTCGTCCCCCACGGCAGCGTCCTCGCGCCGGGGATCGTCGACGCCGACGAGGAGATCCGCGTCGGCGACGAGGTCGTCGTCGAGGGGCCGAAGGCCTTCGGCGTTGGCCGCGCCGAGATGTTCGGCCGCGAGATGGCCGAGAGTACGCGGGGGATCGCCTGCGAGATCCGCCACGTCGAAGAGAAGTGACCGTCGAGTAGCGGTTCGACGGTCGTTCGCTCACGGAGAAGCCGATTGCTCGTGGGCAGGTACGTTGGGTCGATCCCGCTATACGAAAGAAATCGTCTCGATTGTGGGTTCGTCAGCCGCTCGAGGACTCACCGCGCGGTGTTCCGACGCTTGCAGCCAGCTCGCCGTCGACGTAGCGGCGCTGTTCCCCGCCGATCGCGTTGCAAAGCACCGTATGCCCCATCGTGGAGACGGCGTGATCGGCCATGCCGAACTGGTGGAGATACTCCTGGTTCGCCGGAGGCAGGATCGAGGCGATGACGTAAATCGTGCAGTCGCCGACGGTCAGCGTCCCGAGTCCGACTCCGGAGAGTTCGTCGTCTTCCGCCTCGTCTCCGAAGGTTCCGACGATGTGACCACCGGCAGCCTCGAAGGCGTCCTCGTCGACCGCGTACACGGGCTGGTCGTCCTCGTCGGGTGTGTATCCGACCTGCGGTGCCTTCCAGAGTTCGTGTTGGATCTCTCGTACCCCGTCGAGAAGCGGGTGATCGAGATCACGATCGTAGACGTTGACGAAGTCCAGACCGAACGAGTCGATGGCACCGTCGCCGATCTCCGCGGCGTCTCCGATCTCGAGTGCCCCTAGCAAGCGTACACCGGCGTCCGTGAGTACGAGGTCGCCGCCCGCCTCGACGAACGATTCGATAGCACGGACGTACGACGGATCGTCACAGGCCATCTCCCCGGACACGACCAGTGTATCGTACTGACGGTGTTTCCTGTCGACGAGGCCGCTGGTACGTACGTCATCGACCGACAGCCCGTTCACGTCGGCGTCCTCGACGAATTCATCGAGTTCGGCGAAGAACTCCATCGGGTTGGCCGAGTACTCGCGCTGATAGAATCCCATGATCTCTTCGGGGTCGAGATGGCCGTCGTCGCTGTCGATGATGACGACTTCGACGGTGATCTCTCCGTCACCGTCGAATTTGATCACCCACGTCCCCTCCGGGGGGTCGGAGATGTAGAACTCGGTGTTGCCGCTGTGACAACACTCCGAGTGACCCAGCTCGCCGACGTCGAGCTTGCGGACCACTTCTCCGTTCGGGTTCACGATTTCCACGACACCCGCCGCGTCGTCGTCGGGCTCTACGTGTACCGACAGACACCGCGTCTGTGGATGTACGGTTTCTTCGAGGCGACCGTCGAAACCCGGCAGGACTTCTGCCTGCTCCCGCGTGATTTCGACCGGCGTTTCGTGACCGGGGCCCTCCTCGTGATCCGGGCTCTCGTCGGTGTGTGTGAGGTCCGCCGACGACCGCGTGAGTTCGTCGGAATCCACGTAGGCGACGTCCCGACCCCCGGTGTGGACCGTCGCGTCGACATCTGCCGCAGTCAACTCGGCGAAGACCTCCATCTGGATACGGTACGCCGTCTCCAGGTGGCGGTGCATGTACGGGTACCACTCCTCGCCGCCGCCGGCGAAAACCATCTCCGGGACGACGGCGACGGCGTCGAGTCCACCGTCCTCGAGTGGTTGGCCGGCCCAGTCGAGCAATCCACCGGAGATGTTGTACCCCAGCGTGTCGTCGACGGTGCCGTAGTCGAACAGGTCCTGCAGCTCCTGGTCCGGCTCGTCGAACCAGTCTTCGAGCGCGCGCTCGACGTCAGCTTCGAATCCCTCGAATCCCAGTTCGGCCTCCATCCGCTCGCCGACCCGAACGTTGCTCTCCTCGAGGAGGTGAACGCCGCGGTGATCCCGCTGGGCGTTGGCTTCGAGATTCCAGACGAAGTCGAACTCCTCTCGCGTCCCCATCTGATGGTAGTCGACGAGATACCGGACGTTCTCGTACTGACGGAGGAACTCGACGGTCGCGATCGCGTCGGGAACGATATCGTAGTACTCCTCCGGTGCGTCCTCGGGTTCACCGGGGTAGTTGTTCGGATCGATCCAGCCGATCGTGGGATACTGACGGTTCGTGTCGTTGCTCGAGGCGTTGCCCCGGGTGAACTCGAGATACTCCGGATCGACCAGTTCTGGAAGCCGGCTGAAGTAGCCGTCCGGATTGACGAACAGGAACAGGATCGCGATGTCGTCGAGCAGCTCCGCCTGATCGGCCTCACCGGTCACGAGGTCCTCGATGTATCGCGTCCCGGTTTCCTCACCCGCTCGCTCGCGTCCGTGGATGTTGACCTCGTAGATCGCTTTTTCCTTCTGCTCGAACACGTCTCGATCCTGGACGTTGTTGGTTACCTCCGCGATAAACACGTCTTTCGGGTCGGTTTCGTCGCCGGTGCGGACGTTCTCCCAGCCGGGACTCTGCCCGACTTCGCGGAGGTTGATCCGATCCGGATACCGCTCCTGGAGATACGAGAGGCCCGCGTACGACTCCGCGTTGTTCATGTAATCGCGTGCGTTCTCGACGGCCGGGAACACCCGGTCGCTGTAGGTGTCGTCTTCGGGCCAATCGTCGAGTTTCCAGAACGGATTGGCGCCGATCGAGTGATCGATGTGCTCGATGCTGTCCGGATCGACGACGCTCTCGAACACGGTTTCGAGTTCCTCGGCGGTGAGGTAGGCGTGTGCCGCGGGAGTCGGGTCCTCGCGAGTAACCGCCTTCGGCGGTGCGCTGTCCGTTTCGATGTTCCATCCGGGCTCACAGAACTCGCTCCCGAAGGCCGATACGGAAGCGACGTCGGTGAACTCGAGAACGAGATGGACTTCGTACTCCTGGGGGGTCGCATTGACGGCAAACTGCGCTTCGGCCGTCATGCTGTCGTGAGTGACATCGCCGGAAACGACGCTCGGGAGCGCGAGGGCAGCGCCGGTCGCCGCTGCGACGCTGAGGAACGTTCGGCGGTTTACGCCCCCGTCCTCGAACGCGTCCGATTCGAGTTCTCTGGCCTCTCGGTACGTGTACCGCTCCGGATCGTCGTGCGATTCTCCCCGCTCGTTCCGTGATTTTCGGCTGACCATGATTTATCACTCCCAGTATGCCTGCTATTGGCACACAAGAATTACACCCATTGAATACTATTTAATCACTGGTCGTTTGCACGGAATTTCTGGCGACGGAGCATTCAAGTAGCTATCGGGCGAAGAGATTATTTCGGATTACTGGACCAATCAGTAGAGCGGTGGCATCACTCCGCTCGGTGTTCCGTGTCCCGAGTCGGATTGTCGGGAGCGGGCGATCGGTTCTGACCGATAGTCGGCCGAGCTACTGCATCGCCTTGACCCAGCCCGGAACCGACGCCATCCCTTCCTTCTCCTCCCAACCGTGTTCGCGGAGGTAGCGCTCGAAGTCGGTAAACTCGAAGCCGAAGCGGTCCTCGAGCTCTTCGAGATCCGCGCCGTAACCGACCTCGTTGAACCACTCGCACATGACGGTGAACTCCTCGCCGAAGGAGTCGTAGGCGTCCTCGATCGGGACGTGGACGGGTTCGACGTCCCGCCCTGTCACGTCCGCGAGGACGTCGGCTGCCTCCGACAGGGTGAGTTCGTCGCCCGCAAGCTCGATCCGCTCACCCAGGAACGCCTCGGGGTTCGCGAGGACGGTCGCGGCAGCCCGACCGACGTCGCCGGTGTCGACCATCTGCAGGGCAACGCCCTCCTCGAGGGGGAGCGCGATCTGGCCGTCCTCGACGACGTCCTCGGCGAAGGCCTCGAAGTTCTGGAAGAAGAACACGGGTCCGAGGACGGTTATCGGAAGCTCGAGGTCCTGTGCGTACTGGTCGATCTCCTGGGCCGAATCGAAGTGGGGGACGCCGGTGTCCGCCCAGTGGCTGCCGACGCCGCTGAGGACGAAGTGCTCGACGCCGGCCTCGCTCGAGACGTCCGCGAGGTTCTTGCCCTGCTTTACCTGCGCGTCGTACCCCTGGGTCCAGAAGTTCGTGACGGCGAAGACGGCGTCGACCTCGGCGACGTGTGGTTCGAGGGACGCTTTGTCGTCCAGGTCGCCCTCGACCATCGTTACGCCCCGCTCGGAGAGTGTCTGGGCCGTCTCGCCCGAGTCGTCTCGCGTGAGCCCGCGGACGTCGAACTCGGTATCGCTCTCGAGGAGGTGCTTGACGACGGCACCGCCCTGGTTGCCCGTCGCGCCGGTGACGAGGACGCTGGTGGCCATCTCAGTTCACCTCGTGTCCGTCGGCGGCGGTCGTCGGGACGGTCTTCGCGGTGACGTCGGTTCGTGGTTGCATTACGTTACCTCGTTCGCTGCGTAACCATATACGCGTTTGGCGACGCCGGAGATACCACGTAACACCGGTGTTATCGGGCGCCTCGTGGCCAGGGCTGTCGCTACTCGAAATCGGACTCGACAAAAAGAACGCAAACGCGAAACCGGCGGGGTAGGGGGTCGGTTACGCGCCGTTTCGTTTACAGATCTCGAGGAAGTTCTCGAAGATCTGTTCGCCCTCCTCGGTGTGGGCGACCTCGGGGTGCCACTGGACGCCGTAGAGGTCCCGATCGGTGTCGCTCATCGCCTCGACGTCGCAGACGTCGCTGCGGGCGGTCAATTCGAACCCCTCAGGTAGGGTCGTGACCTCGTCGGCGTGGCTCGCCCAGACCCGCGTCTCGGGGTGAAGGCTTCCGGTGAGGGGGTCGTCCTCGTCGACGATCTCGACGTTCACGTCGGCGTAGCCGCCGTAGTCGCCGCCCCCGACCTCACCGCCCAGCTCCTCGGCGATCAGCTGCATCCCGAGACAGATCCCCAGGACGGGGACGTCCCGCTCGAGGTAGTCGGCCGAGCGACCGATTCGATCCATGTCGGGGCCACCCGAGAGGACGACGCCGTCGGCGTCGACCTCGGCAGGATCGGTGTCGTTATCGATCAGTTCGGCATCGACGCCGAGATCCCGAAGCGCCCGTTGTTCGAGGTGGGTGAACTGTCCGTGGTTGTCCACCACAGCGATTGTCGTCATTACGACGGTATAGCCAGCCGGTCGGTAAAAGCGGACCGGAACCGCGAGTGCGTCGGTACGTTTATGAACGTTTCCCAGGTTCGTACCGATATGGCAGTCGATACGAGCGGGTTCGATCACCCCGCCTGGCTCACCGCGGGCAGTACCGTCGTCGGATACCTCCTCATTCTCGCCGTACTGACAGCAGCGCTGTTCGTGGTGCCGTGGCTCGTCTTCGCAGCGTTGTAGTCGAAAAAACCGAGCGCGGACGAGCCGACCCAGCGACGAGACGCCTTACGCGAACGTCTTCGAGACTTCCTCGGTCTCGTCGGTTTCGGCCTGGACTTTCTCCCAGGCGCCATGGAAGTCTTCCATCCGGATCTCGGTACGGTCGTCGCGGATGGCGAACATTCCGGCCTCGGTACAGATCGCCTTGATGTCGGCACCGGAGGCCTCCTCGGCCTCGGCTGCCAGCTCCGAGAAGTCGACGTCGTCGGCGACGTTCATACCGCGAGTGTGGATATCGAAGATGATCTCGCGACCTTCCTGGTTTGGCTTTGGCACCTCGATGAGGCGATCGAACCGGCCCGGCCGGAGGATCGCGCGATCGAGCATGTCGAAGCGGTTGGTCGCGGCGATGATGCGGATCTCACCGCGGTCCTCGAAGCCGTCCATCTCGCTGAGCAGCTGCATCATCGTCCGCTGGACCTCGGCGTCGCCGGAGGTCTTCGACTCCGTTCGTTTTGCGGCGATGGCGTCGATCTCGTCGATGAAGATGACGGCGGGCTCGTGCTCTCGTGCGACCTTGAACAGGTCACGGACGAGCTTGGCGCCCTCGCCGATGAACTTGTGGACCAGCTCGGAGCCGGCCATCTTGATGAAGGTAGCGTCGGTCTGGTTGGCGACGGCCTTCGCGAGCATCGTCTTCCCGGTCCCCGGCGGACCGTACAGCAAGACGCCGCTCGGGGGTTCGATCCCGACGTCGTCGAACATGTCGGGCTTCTCGAGGGGCATCTCGACGGTTTCCCGGACTTCCTGCATCTGCTCTTCGAGGCCGCCGATGTCCTCGTAGCTGACGTCGGGACTTTCGGTAACCTCCATCACGCGGGCGCGGACGTCGGTCTCGTTCGAGAGGGTCTTGACGATCGACAGCGAGTTGTTGACCGCCACCCGGGCGTCGGGCTCGATCTCCTCGCGCATCTCCTCGGTGACCTCGGTCAGCGCCTCCTGGTTGTTTCCGTGCTGTTTGATGATGACGCCTTCGTCCGTCATCTCCTGGACCGTGGCGACAAACAGCGGGGACTGCTTGAGCTTCTTGTTCTCGTGGGTAAGCCGCTCGAGCTTCTGCTGGTACTTGTTGTTCTCGGCGTTCGCGTCGAGGAGTTTGTCGCGCATCTCCTCGTTTTGGGACTCGAGAATCTCTAACCGATCCTCGAGCGCCTGGATTTTCTCCTGTTGGGACGCCTCGTCCTCGTCGTAGGGGAGGTCGACGTCGTCCACAGTGTCGCTCATCACTCGTGAGTTGGGTGTTGGCTCATAAGAGGCTTCGGGTAACTACAGCCGGCTCGGAATATTACCATAGGGCATTGATCGAAACAGAAAATATTATCTGGCCGTATTCGAAATGGGTGTGTACGATGAGTTCTCTAGAGTCGCCACAGCCCGAAACCACGAACCGCGGATCGTGGGACGATGTCCGCGAGCTCCCGCCGAGTGCGAAACTCGTCGCGAAGGTCCTCGAGTACAACGACACCATGACCCAACAACAGATCGCCGACGAGACGCTACTTCCGTCGCGGACGGTCCGGTACGCACTCAACCGTCTCGACGACGAGAACGTCATCGACTCCCGATTCTCGTTCTCGGACGCCCGCAAACGTCTCTACAGCCTCGACATCGAGTCGTAGCGGACCGCCGCTCGTTCTCGAAGCGTCCTCGCCGTCGGCGCGGTCCACTCGTTCGGTCGGTACGCTTCACTTTCAGTTCGGTCGCGGAATCCATTTAGGGGGCGGTAGCCAACGTCCCGACAGATGACGCGGGTGATACACACGGGCGACACCCACATCGGGTACCAGCAGTACAACTCGCCCGAGCGACGACGGGACTTTCTGTCGGCCTTCCGGAGCGTGGCCGAGGACGCGATCGACGACGACGTGGATGCGGTGATCCACGCCGGCGACCTCTTTCACGACCGCCGGCCGAACCTGGTCGACCTCCAGGGGACTGTCGAGATCCTCCGGGACCTCGAGGAGGCCGACGTCCCCTTCCTCGCCGTCGTCGGCAACCACGAGGGGAAACGCGACGCACAGTGGCTCGACCTCTTTTCTGATCTCGGGCTCGCGATCCGGCTGGGTGCCGAGCCGTACATGCTCGACGACGTCGCGCTCTACGGCCTGGACTTCGTGCCCCGCTCCCGACGCGAGAATCTCGAGTACGAGTTCGATCCGGTTCCCGACGAGGCCGACCACGCCGCGCTCGTGAGCCACGGGCTCTTCGAGCCGTTCCCCCACGCCGACTGGGACACCGAACGCCTCCTAACGGAGGCGACCGTCGAGTTCGACGCCGTACTACTTGGGGACAACCATCACCCTGACACCGCCGAGCTGGAGGGAACGTGGGTCACGTACTGCGGCTCCACCGAGCGGGCGAGCGCAAGCGAACGCGAGGACCGTGGGTACAACCTCGTCGAGTTCGAGCCCGGTGAGGAGCCGGCGATCCGTCGCCGCGGGATCAAGGCGACCCGCGAGTTCGTCTTCGTCGACGTCGATCTCGCCGAGGGCGAGGGCGTCGACCGGGTGCAAGAGCGGGTTCACCAGCACGACCTCGAGGACGCGGTCGTCATCGTGACCGTCGAGGGCGAGGGGAGGCCGATCACGCCCGCAGCCGTCGAGGAGCTCGCGCTCGATCGCGGCGCGCTCGTCGCCCGCGTCAACGATCGCCGGGAGCTGCCCGACGAGGACGCCGACGTCTCGGTCAGT
This genomic window from Natronococcus occultus SP4 contains:
- the arcS gene encoding archaeosine synthase subunit alpha, with amino-acid sequence MTDYFEVHARDGAARVGELRLEDSLTTPALVDDVLEDAGSLWSADRAVPEGDDSQLTVLPHRGFPGGTAEEVRESFAVEYPDVDYPSVAVISSEDAADEGTDAYAVSDVQSITGHGAALVEATVDVREGVPTDTAVYFSGVATPRNVAVLAYAGVDLFDKTAAVVRGTQGRYLTTDEAYFLEDLEELPCSCPACQQPREEFTREDCVVHNVNALEAELGIVRRRIRDGRLRDYVEGQARQDQWLTAAVRELDSQWGYLEERTPILRDAQIDAATEDTLRRVEIQRYADRVTTRYRNRFDNPLVLVPCSAAKPYSESQSHRQFHDAIQWRAHLVSMTSPIGVVPQELETTYPAQHYDTVVTGRWSEDEKRFVSAVLERYLERNDYPSIIAHVPDEGYRDIVERVEDELDLEVTYTVEEHPTDTESLANLQRALSGELKYSKREREHNTVRAIADYLLGDGAGDELFEDIQTTSRYPKIQVRDREDTQLATMVPQYGTLSFTLEGAKRWVDSDAPTKRVEIDGFVPHGSVLAPGIVDADEEIRVGDEVVVEGPKAFGVGRAEMFGREMAESTRGIACEIRHVEEK
- a CDS encoding M14 family zinc carboxypeptidase, with amino-acid sequence MVSRKSRNERGESHDDPERYTYREARELESDAFEDGGVNRRTFLSVAAATGAALALPSVVSGDVTHDSMTAEAQFAVNATPQEYEVHLVLEFTDVASVSAFGSEFCEPGWNIETDSAPPKAVTREDPTPAAHAYLTAEELETVFESVVDPDSIEHIDHSIGANPFWKLDDWPEDDTYSDRVFPAVENARDYMNNAESYAGLSYLQERYPDRINLREVGQSPGWENVRTGDETDPKDVFIAEVTNNVQDRDVFEQKEKAIYEVNIHGRERAGEETGTRYIEDLVTGEADQAELLDDIAILFLFVNPDGYFSRLPELVDPEYLEFTRGNASSNDTNRQYPTIGWIDPNNYPGEPEDAPEEYYDIVPDAIATVEFLRQYENVRYLVDYHQMGTREEFDFVWNLEANAQRDHRGVHLLEESNVRVGERMEAELGFEGFEADVERALEDWFDEPDQELQDLFDYGTVDDTLGYNISGGLLDWAGQPLEDGGLDAVAVVPEMVFAGGGEEWYPYMHRHLETAYRIQMEVFAELTAADVDATVHTGGRDVAYVDSDELTRSSADLTHTDESPDHEEGPGHETPVEITREQAEVLPGFDGRLEETVHPQTRCLSVHVEPDDDAAGVVEIVNPNGEVVRKLDVGELGHSECCHSGNTEFYISDPPEGTWVIKFDGDGEITVEVVIIDSDDGHLDPEEIMGFYQREYSANPMEFFAELDEFVEDADVNGLSVDDVRTSGLVDRKHRQYDTLVVSGEMACDDPSYVRAIESFVEAGGDLVLTDAGVRLLGALEIGDAAEIGDGAIDSFGLDFVNVYDRDLDHPLLDGVREIQHELWKAPQVGYTPDEDDQPVYAVDEDAFEAAGGHIVGTFGDEAEDDELSGVGLGTLTVGDCTIYVIASILPPANQEYLHQFGMADHAVSTMGHTVLCNAIGGEQRRYVDGELAASVGTPRGESSSG
- a CDS encoding NmrA/HSCARG family protein, giving the protein MATSVLVTGATGNQGGAVVKHLLESDTEFDVRGLTRDDSGETAQTLSERGVTMVEGDLDDKASLEPHVAEVDAVFAVTNFWTQGYDAQVKQGKNLADVSSEAGVEHFVLSGVGSHWADTGVPHFDSAQEIDQYAQDLELPITVLGPVFFFQNFEAFAEDVVEDGQIALPLEEGVALQMVDTGDVGRAAATVLANPEAFLGERIELAGDELTLSEAADVLADVTGRDVEPVHVPIEDAYDSFGEEFTVMCEWFNEVGYGADLEELEDRFGFEFTDFERYLREHGWEEKEGMASVPGWVKAMQ
- a CDS encoding GMP synthase subunit A, with the protein product MTTIAVVDNHGQFTHLEQRALRDLGVDAELIDNDTDPAEVDADGVVLSGGPDMDRIGRSADYLERDVPVLGICLGMQLIAEELGGEVGGGDYGGYADVNVEIVDEDDPLTGSLHPETRVWASHADEVTTLPEGFELTARSDVCDVEAMSDTDRDLYGVQWHPEVAHTEEGEQIFENFLEICKRNGA
- the pan1 gene encoding proteasome-activating nucleotidase Pan1 — its product is MSDTVDDVDLPYDEDEASQQEKIQALEDRLEILESQNEEMRDKLLDANAENNKYQQKLERLTHENKKLKQSPLFVATVQEMTDEGVIIKQHGNNQEALTEVTEEMREEIEPDARVAVNNSLSIVKTLSNETDVRARVMEVTESPDVSYEDIGGLEEQMQEVRETVEMPLEKPDMFDDVGIEPPSGVLLYGPPGTGKTMLAKAVANQTDATFIKMAGSELVHKFIGEGAKLVRDLFKVAREHEPAVIFIDEIDAIAAKRTESKTSGDAEVQRTMMQLLSEMDGFEDRGEIRIIAATNRFDMLDRAILRPGRFDRLIEVPKPNQEGREIIFDIHTRGMNVADDVDFSELAAEAEEASGADIKAICTEAGMFAIRDDRTEIRMEDFHGAWEKVQAETDETEEVSKTFA
- a CDS encoding MarR family transcriptional regulator encodes the protein MSSLESPQPETTNRGSWDDVRELPPSAKLVAKVLEYNDTMTQQQIADETLLPSRTVRYALNRLDDENVIDSRFSFSDARKRLYSLDIES
- the mre11 gene encoding DNA double-strand break repair protein Mre11; this translates as MTRVIHTGDTHIGYQQYNSPERRRDFLSAFRSVAEDAIDDDVDAVIHAGDLFHDRRPNLVDLQGTVEILRDLEEADVPFLAVVGNHEGKRDAQWLDLFSDLGLAIRLGAEPYMLDDVALYGLDFVPRSRRENLEYEFDPVPDEADHAALVSHGLFEPFPHADWDTERLLTEATVEFDAVLLGDNHHPDTAELEGTWVTYCGSTERASASEREDRGYNLVEFEPGEEPAIRRRGIKATREFVFVDVDLAEGEGVDRVQERVHQHDLEDAVVIVTVEGEGRPITPAAVEELALDRGALVARVNDRRELPDEDADVSVSFANPDDAVRKRVRELGLSDAARELDRTVRNDDLADANVRERVERRVRELLEDDDTAFEPAPNREPDDADTTAVAAREGETDADLEESASAADGDADDDDASAGKDDATDPSPADSEAGSESGSTPSADSEYASLGDFE